One segment of Dissulfurirhabdus thermomarina DNA contains the following:
- the mutL gene encoding DNA mismatch repair endonuclease MutL, with the protein MGRIGILPTHVANQIAAGEVVERPASVVRELLDNALDAGARRIRVEVADGGKGLIRVTDDGCGLDRGDLELALERHATSKIRDASDLAAIRTLGFRGEALPSIAAVSAFRMASRPAGQAEGWEVSTRFGRGRTLRAVGCPAGTTVTVEELFLEIPARRRFLRSRRTEAAHVVQAVRLAAAAHPGVRLELVAEGRRVFRSEGREEDPAPLVALFGEELAGALLPVEGRAPGIEIRGAMAPPELARASSGGLHFFLNRRPIQGRLLWKAVREGYRGRLMTRFHPVGCLFIEMDPALVDVNVHPAKQEVRFREPEAVYRCVHQAVRRALDGVRAPAPTGAAEGARGEPPPLREGASLPWGGAPEPPPRAEGVADFLPPSWAAEAAPPAEAPSPGAPAVRRQPATGPAAAAVQPGEEPRGPVPGVSPGGLRLIGQLARTYILAEGPEGLVLVDQHAAHEGLLFRRFLERLAGGGGVASQALLVPEVFERPPADVARLPERRAVLERLGIDAEPFGHDQVAVRAVPSFLAGHGGAPRALVEILDRALSPAAEPAEALLHGLAATLACHAAVRADQELAPEEMESLLRELAAAEVRHCPHGRPVAWTVTLAEIRRGFGRT; encoded by the coding sequence ATGGGACGCATCGGGATCCTGCCGACCCACGTGGCCAACCAGATCGCCGCCGGCGAGGTGGTGGAGCGGCCCGCCTCGGTGGTCAGGGAGCTCCTCGACAACGCCCTGGACGCCGGGGCCCGGCGGATCCGGGTGGAGGTGGCCGACGGGGGCAAGGGGCTCATCCGGGTGACGGACGACGGGTGCGGGCTCGACCGCGGGGACCTCGAGCTCGCCCTGGAACGCCACGCCACCAGCAAGATCCGGGATGCCTCGGACCTCGCCGCCATACGGACCCTGGGCTTCCGGGGCGAGGCCCTGCCCAGCATCGCGGCGGTCTCGGCCTTTCGCATGGCCTCCCGCCCCGCCGGCCAAGCCGAAGGCTGGGAGGTCTCGACCCGGTTCGGGCGCGGGCGGACGCTCCGGGCGGTGGGATGCCCGGCCGGGACCACGGTCACGGTGGAGGAGCTCTTCCTGGAGATCCCCGCCCGGCGCCGCTTCCTCCGAAGCCGCCGGACGGAGGCGGCCCACGTGGTCCAGGCGGTGCGGCTCGCCGCCGCCGCCCATCCCGGGGTCCGGCTGGAACTGGTGGCGGAGGGGCGGCGGGTCTTCCGGTCGGAGGGGCGGGAGGAAGACCCGGCGCCCCTCGTCGCCCTCTTCGGCGAGGAGCTGGCCGGAGCGCTCCTCCCCGTGGAGGGACGGGCCCCCGGCATCGAGATTCGGGGCGCCATGGCCCCGCCGGAGCTGGCCCGGGCCTCGTCGGGGGGCCTGCACTTCTTCCTGAACCGGCGCCCCATCCAGGGCCGGCTCCTCTGGAAGGCGGTGCGGGAGGGCTACCGGGGCCGGCTCATGACCCGGTTCCACCCCGTGGGGTGTCTCTTCATCGAGATGGACCCGGCCCTCGTGGACGTGAACGTGCACCCGGCCAAGCAGGAGGTGCGGTTCCGGGAGCCGGAGGCCGTCTACCGGTGCGTCCACCAGGCGGTGCGCCGGGCCCTCGACGGGGTGCGGGCCCCGGCGCCGACGGGCGCCGCCGAGGGCGCCCGCGGGGAGCCTCCCCCGCTGCGAGAGGGCGCATCGCTCCCGTGGGGCGGGGCGCCGGAGCCGCCGCCCCGGGCGGAGGGGGTCGCCGATTTCCTGCCGCCCTCCTGGGCGGCCGAGGCGGCGCCGCCGGCGGAGGCCCCTTCCCCGGGAGCGCCGGCCGTCCGCCGCCAGCCGGCGACCGGGCCCGCAGCGGCCGCGGTCCAACCCGGGGAGGAGCCCCGGGGCCCCGTCCCCGGCGTTTCGCCGGGCGGGCTCCGGCTCATCGGGCAGCTCGCCCGCACCTACATCCTCGCCGAGGGGCCGGAGGGGCTCGTCCTGGTGGACCAGCACGCCGCCCACGAGGGCCTGCTCTTCAGGCGGTTCCTGGAGCGGCTGGCCGGGGGCGGCGGGGTCGCCTCACAGGCGCTCCTCGTCCCGGAGGTCTTCGAGCGCCCGCCGGCCGATGTGGCCCGCCTCCCGGAGCGGCGGGCGGTCCTCGAGCGGCTGGGGATCGACGCCGAGCCCTTCGGCCACGACCAGGTGGCCGTCCGGGCGGTGCCCTCGTTCCTGGCCGGGCACGGGGGCGCCCCCCGGGCACTGGTGGAGATCCTCGACCGGGCCCTTTCGCCGGCCGCCGAGCCCGCCGAGGCGCTGCTCCACGGCCTGGCGGCCACCCTGGCCTGCCATGCCGCCGTCCGCGCCGACCAGGAGCTGGCCCCGGAGGAGATGGAGAGCCTCCTGCGGGAGCTGGCGGCGGCGGAGGTCCGCCATTGTCCGCACGGGCGGCCCGTGGCCTGGACCGTGACCCTGGCCGAGATCCGCCGCGGGTTCGGCCGGACCTGA
- the miaA gene encoding tRNA (adenosine(37)-N6)-dimethylallyltransferase MiaA, producing MPPRPAPFPLVALVGPTAVGKTALSLRLARELHAEIVSVDSVQVYRGLDVGSAKPTAAERAEVPHHLIDVADPDEPFDAADFARRAAGVIRAVRARGRNVLLVGGTGLYLRALLRGLAPCPGRHPALRAQLRRAGERFGTAALHGWLRDVDPAAAARIAPNDLVRVIRALEVYALTRSPLSAHHARARGRPAALPYRIFGLIRPRQELDARIDRRVDQMIAEGLLDETRALLARGYRPDLGPLQSLGYRHMIRYLRGERNWEQAVAEMKRDTRRYARRQLTWFRGEPVWRWVHPDAAARAVSPWAYLSGGEGP from the coding sequence GTGCCCCCGCGCCCCGCGCCCTTTCCGCTGGTGGCCCTCGTGGGCCCCACCGCCGTGGGCAAGACCGCCCTCTCCCTCCGGCTGGCCCGCGAACTCCACGCGGAGATCGTGAGCGTGGACTCCGTCCAGGTCTACCGGGGGCTGGACGTGGGCTCCGCCAAGCCCACCGCCGCCGAGCGGGCCGAGGTGCCGCATCACCTCATCGACGTGGCGGACCCCGACGAGCCCTTCGATGCCGCCGATTTCGCCCGGCGGGCCGCCGGGGTCATCCGGGCGGTGCGGGCCCGGGGGCGGAACGTGCTCCTCGTGGGGGGGACGGGGCTCTACCTCCGGGCCCTGCTCCGGGGGCTGGCGCCGTGCCCGGGCCGGCACCCGGCCCTTCGGGCCCAGCTGCGCCGGGCGGGGGAGCGCTTCGGGACGGCGGCGCTCCACGGCTGGCTCCGGGATGTGGACCCGGCGGCCGCGGCGCGCATCGCACCCAACGACCTCGTCCGGGTGATCCGGGCCCTGGAGGTGTACGCGCTCACACGGTCGCCCCTCTCCGCCCACCACGCGCGGGCCCGGGGGCGGCCCGCCGCCCTCCCGTACCGCATCTTCGGGCTCATCCGGCCGCGACAGGAGCTGGACGCGCGGATCGACCGGCGGGTGGACCAGATGATCGCCGAGGGACTCCTGGATGAGACCCGGGCGCTCCTGGCCCGGGGATACCGCCCGGACCTCGGTCCCTTGCAGTCGCTGGGGTACCGGCATATGATCCGGTACCTCCGGGGGGAGCGGAACTGGGAGCAGGCGGTGGCGGAGATGAAGCGCGACACCCGCCGCTACGCGCGGCGCCAGCTGACGTGGTTCCGGGGCGAGCCGGTCTGGCGGTGGGTCCACCCCGATGCGGCGGCCCGGGCGGTGTCGCCGTGGGCCTACCTCTCGGGCGGGGAGGGGCCGTGA
- a CDS encoding CDP-alcohol phosphatidyltransferase family protein: protein MNLPNLLTLLRILLVPLLVICLIERRMAEALAIFAAAGFTDALDGFLARWLRQKTRLGAVLDPIADKLLLMSACVTLAVIGRLPGWLAVIVISRDVIILLGVGVLFLILGGVEIRPSFLGKVTTFCQLFTVFLVLAGAWLAGAERWLPAVFWATAAVTVASGLHYMARGLSLVGAGNGGRPEA from the coding sequence GTGAATCTCCCGAACCTCCTCACCCTCCTCCGCATCCTGCTCGTCCCCCTCCTGGTCATCTGCCTCATCGAGCGGCGGATGGCCGAGGCGCTGGCCATCTTCGCGGCGGCGGGGTTCACCGACGCCTTGGACGGCTTCCTGGCTCGGTGGCTTCGCCAGAAGACCCGGCTCGGCGCCGTCCTCGATCCCATCGCCGACAAGCTGCTCCTCATGAGCGCCTGCGTCACCCTGGCGGTGATCGGGCGGCTGCCCGGCTGGCTGGCGGTGATCGTCATCAGCCGCGACGTGATCATCCTGCTCGGCGTGGGGGTGCTCTTCCTGATCCTGGGCGGCGTGGAGATCCGGCCGTCGTTCCTGGGAAAGGTGACCACCTTCTGCCAGCTCTTCACCGTCTTCCTGGTGCTTGCCGGGGCGTGGCTTGCCGGGGCGGAACGGTGGCTCCCGGCGGTCTTCTGGGCGACGGCCGCCGTCACGGTGGCCTCCGGGCTCCACTACATGGCCCGGGGCCTTTCCCTGGTGGGCGCCGGAAACGGCGGCCGGCCGGAGGCCTGA
- a CDS encoding HDOD domain-containing protein produces MESPRTGLLEIDWKSEELPTLPAVAHRLMALASGEEASAAELTEILGQDPSLTLKILRAANSALFALSVEVTSVRQAVVFLGMDEVRRIALGSVLAERFLTVGPEMRPHAEALWRHSLAAAVLARELRGEADDPVLDRYTLALLHDMGWLVALAQAPEVYRGIAAEAGGADTAGETAWGVDHRLWGARLAETWGLPEPFQVVAFHHHAPLEDFDPPGYILDVALADHLALDLGFGPGVETPGPLPEGFLEVLGMPPDDFEALRERARDLAPRIEEHWRLFQA; encoded by the coding sequence ATGGAAAGTCCCAGAACCGGACTGCTCGAGATCGACTGGAAGAGCGAGGAGCTTCCCACCCTCCCCGCCGTGGCGCACCGGCTCATGGCCCTCGCCTCCGGGGAGGAGGCCTCGGCCGCCGAGCTCACGGAGATCCTGGGCCAGGATCCCTCCCTGACCCTGAAGATCCTGCGGGCGGCCAACAGCGCCCTCTTCGCCCTGAGCGTGGAGGTGACCTCGGTGCGCCAGGCCGTGGTCTTCCTGGGCATGGACGAGGTCCGCCGCATCGCCCTCGGCTCCGTGCTGGCCGAGCGCTTCCTCACCGTGGGGCCCGAGATGCGGCCCCATGCCGAGGCCCTCTGGCGCCACAGCCTGGCCGCCGCCGTCCTGGCCCGGGAACTTCGGGGCGAGGCCGACGACCCGGTCCTCGACCGCTACACTCTGGCCCTGCTCCACGACATGGGGTGGCTCGTGGCGCTGGCCCAGGCCCCGGAGGTCTACCGGGGTATCGCCGCCGAGGCGGGCGGGGCCGACACCGCCGGAGAGACGGCCTGGGGCGTGGATCACCGGCTCTGGGGCGCCCGGCTCGCCGAGACCTGGGGCCTGCCGGAACCCTTCCAGGTGGTGGCCTTCCACCACCATGCCCCCCTGGAGGACTTCGACCCCCCGGGCTACATCCTGGACGTGGCCCTGGCGGACCACCTCGCCTTGGACCTCGGCTTCGGCCCGGGGGTGGAGACCCCGGGCCCTTTGCCGGAGGGGTTCCTGGAGGTCCTGGGCATGCCGCCGGACGACTTCGAGGCCCTCCGGGAACGGGCCCGGGACCTGGCGCCCCGGATCGAGGAGCACTGGCGGCTCTTCCAGGCCTGA
- a CDS encoding slipin family protein: MLPTLITVLILVGAVGAMVLKVLNEYERGVILRLGRLLRAKGPGLIILIPGIDKMVKVDLRTVTLDVPPQDVITRDNVSVKVSAVVYFRVLDPVRAVIEVENYFFATSQLAQTTLRSVCGQAELDQLLSEREEINLRIQGILDQDTEPWGVKVSKVEVKEIDLPVEMKRAMAKQAEAERERRSKIINAEGEYQAAEKLAEAAAIIHRAPAALQLRYLQTLREVAAENNSTTLFPIPIDLFKPFLEGGAGGPKGPEAP, translated from the coding sequence ATGCTGCCCACCCTCATCACCGTCCTGATCCTCGTCGGCGCCGTGGGCGCCATGGTGCTGAAGGTCCTGAACGAATACGAGCGGGGTGTCATCCTCCGCCTCGGCCGCCTCCTCCGGGCCAAGGGCCCCGGGCTCATCATCCTGATCCCCGGCATCGACAAAATGGTCAAGGTGGATCTGCGGACCGTGACCCTGGACGTCCCCCCGCAGGACGTCATCACCCGGGACAACGTCTCGGTGAAGGTGAGCGCCGTGGTCTACTTCCGGGTGCTCGACCCGGTGCGGGCCGTGATCGAGGTGGAGAACTACTTCTTCGCCACCTCCCAGCTGGCCCAGACCACGCTCCGGAGCGTCTGCGGCCAGGCGGAACTCGACCAGCTCCTCTCCGAGCGGGAGGAGATCAACCTGCGCATCCAGGGCATCCTCGACCAGGACACGGAGCCCTGGGGCGTCAAGGTGAGTAAGGTGGAGGTCAAGGAGATCGACCTCCCGGTGGAGATGAAGCGGGCCATGGCCAAGCAGGCCGAGGCCGAGCGCGAACGCCGCTCCAAGATCATCAACGCCGAGGGGGAATACCAGGCCGCCGAGAAACTCGCCGAGGCCGCGGCCATCATCCACCGGGCCCCGGCGGCGCTCCAGCTCCGCTACCTCCAGACCCTCCGGGAGGTGGCGGCCGAGAACAACTCCACCACCCTCTTCCCCATTCCCATCGACCTCTTCAAGCCCTTCCTGGAAGGCGGCGCGGGCGGCCCGAAGGGCCCCGAGGCCCCCTGA
- a CDS encoding NfeD family protein, which produces MTPRNRNGRRPGAGRLALALVLLLLGLAAAAGAATPPPAPHPVFLVRLEGTINPGTALYLRRALREAAAARAACLVVELDTPGGLVASLRSMVQDVMASPVPVVVYVAPAGARAASAGALLTLAAHVAAMAPGTNIGAAHPVELGRGAKDETLSAKAENDLAAMARSVAGERGRNVEWAEKAVRESVSATAREALRLGVVDLLARDRAELLERLHGRRVTAGGSPRVIETRDAEVRVVREGLRERLLRAIADPNVAYILMMIGMVGLYFELAHPGVILPGTIGAISLLLGLYALQALPVNTIGLLLILLAMGLFVLEILVTSYGILGFGGVVALILGSLLLFDTPETGVAVAAAVLWPTVLLAAAAISTVVYLVVRVRIRRPETGLPALVGARGTAREAVDARSGRVFLHGEYWNARSPVPIPPGREVVVERVEGLTLHVVPADEHRGKDAPEDA; this is translated from the coding sequence ATGACTCCGCGGAACCGTAACGGGCGGCGGCCCGGCGCGGGCCGCCTGGCCCTCGCCCTCGTCCTCCTCCTCCTGGGCCTCGCGGCCGCGGCGGGGGCCGCGACACCGCCGCCCGCCCCCCACCCGGTCTTCCTGGTCCGACTCGAGGGCACCATCAACCCGGGGACGGCCCTCTACCTCCGGCGGGCCCTCCGCGAGGCGGCCGCCGCCCGGGCCGCCTGCCTGGTGGTGGAACTCGACACCCCGGGCGGGCTCGTGGCCTCCCTCCGTTCCATGGTGCAAGACGTCATGGCCTCCCCCGTCCCCGTGGTGGTCTACGTCGCCCCGGCCGGGGCCCGGGCGGCCTCCGCCGGGGCCCTCCTCACCCTGGCGGCCCACGTGGCGGCCATGGCCCCCGGCACCAACATCGGGGCCGCCCACCCGGTGGAGCTCGGCCGGGGCGCCAAGGACGAGACCCTGTCGGCCAAGGCCGAGAACGACCTCGCCGCCATGGCCCGCAGCGTGGCCGGGGAGCGGGGGCGGAACGTGGAATGGGCCGAGAAGGCGGTCCGGGAAAGCGTCTCGGCCACGGCCCGGGAGGCCCTCCGCCTGGGGGTGGTGGATCTCCTGGCCCGCGACCGGGCCGAGCTCCTCGAACGGCTCCACGGGCGCCGCGTCACCGCGGGCGGCTCCCCGAGGGTGATCGAGACCCGGGACGCCGAGGTCCGGGTGGTCCGGGAGGGGCTCCGGGAACGCCTCCTCCGCGCCATCGCCGACCCGAACGTGGCCTACATCCTCATGATGATCGGGATGGTGGGGCTCTACTTCGAGCTCGCCCACCCGGGGGTGATCCTGCCGGGGACCATCGGCGCCATCTCGCTGCTGCTCGGTCTCTACGCCCTCCAGGCGCTGCCGGTCAACACCATCGGGCTCCTCCTCATCCTGCTGGCCATGGGGCTCTTCGTGCTGGAGATCCTGGTGACGAGCTACGGCATCCTCGGCTTCGGGGGCGTGGTCGCCCTGATCCTCGGCTCGCTCCTCCTCTTCGACACCCCGGAGACCGGGGTCGCCGTGGCCGCCGCGGTGCTCTGGCCCACGGTGCTCCTGGCCGCGGCGGCGATCTCCACCGTGGTCTACCTGGTGGTCCGGGTCCGGATCCGCCGGCCGGAGACCGGCCTCCCCGCCCTGGTGGGGGCCCGGGGGACCGCCCGGGAGGCGGTGGACGCCCGCTCGGGCCGCGTCTTCCTCCACGGGGAATACTGGAACGCCCGGAGCCCCGTCCCCATCCCGCCGGGCCGGGAGGTCGTGGTGGAGCGGGTGGAGGGACTCACGCTCCACGTGGTCCCGGCCGATGAACACCGGGGGAAAGACGCCCCCGAAGACGCCTAA
- a CDS encoding uracil-DNA glycosylase: MEHRVRDPAVREALADLGGWFRYLKGLGLDALPRSEALDRFLAPRPAQRPGVPEAEAGPAPPDLAAAGTLAEVRARLGDCRRCPLHQGRRHLVFGHGAEDATFMVVGEAPGQEEDRRGLPFVGAAGELLTKMLRAIGFGRDAVYIANVLKCRPPGNRTPEPAEIARCLPFLHAQIRVVRPRCILALGRVAAQALTGSNAPIRDLRGRIHRLGDADLVATYHPSYLLRLSGERQKAAKREAWHDLQLIKARHDSAEP; this comes from the coding sequence ATGGAACACCGGGTGAGAGATCCCGCCGTCCGCGAGGCCCTGGCGGACCTCGGCGGCTGGTTCAGGTACCTGAAGGGCCTCGGCCTCGACGCCCTGCCCCGGAGCGAGGCCCTCGACCGGTTCCTCGCCCCCCGGCCGGCGCAGCGCCCCGGCGTGCCGGAGGCCGAGGCCGGCCCCGCCCCTCCGGACCTCGCCGCGGCCGGGACCCTCGCCGAGGTCCGCGCCCGGCTGGGCGACTGCCGCCGCTGCCCCCTGCACCAGGGCCGCCGCCACCTCGTCTTCGGTCACGGCGCCGAGGACGCCACCTTCATGGTGGTGGGCGAGGCCCCGGGCCAGGAGGAAGACCGCCGGGGGCTGCCCTTCGTGGGCGCCGCCGGCGAACTCCTCACCAAGATGCTCCGGGCCATCGGCTTCGGCCGCGACGCGGTCTACATCGCCAACGTCCTCAAGTGCCGGCCGCCCGGAAACCGCACCCCGGAGCCCGCCGAGATCGCCCGATGCCTGCCCTTCCTCCACGCCCAGATCCGGGTCGTCCGCCCCCGGTGCATCCTGGCCCTGGGCCGGGTGGCGGCCCAGGCCCTCACCGGCAGCAACGCCCCCATCCGGGACCTCCGCGGGCGAATCCACCGCCTGGGCGACGCGGACCTCGTGGCCACCTACCACCCCTCCTACCTCCTCCGCCTGTCGGGGGAGCGACAGAAGGCCGCCAAGCGCGAGGCCTGGCACGACCTCCAACTCATCAAGGCGCGCCATGACTCCGCGGAACCGTAA
- a CDS encoding carbohydrate kinase family protein, which produces MIDVLGCGALNLDLFYEVADLEGLRSLGFDLVPGGEKVGTPDEARRLLSHLRRAGRLRASGGGGSAANATWILSRMGWRTAFLGGVGSDAEGAAVLESMSGVDCTGVRRRGRSPLCIVVLDAGRRDRALYLVPGDDWPVPDLSPETPPARLLHLSSLVPEAGRRFQERLLRDRPPAGWVSFDPGEVYARLGAAVMEPWLRRTHLLFVTEQEAAMLAGGGGRAAASTLLGMLAPAEAPPGFPLPAVVLKRGRAGAAFVSREAALEVPAVPVREVVDNTGAGDAFAAGVLHGLLSGWSAAAALEEGARLAARSLAGYGRSWLGAAGA; this is translated from the coding sequence ATGATCGACGTGCTCGGGTGCGGCGCCCTCAACCTCGACCTCTTCTACGAGGTGGCGGACCTGGAGGGCCTCCGGTCCCTGGGGTTCGACCTCGTCCCGGGCGGCGAGAAGGTGGGGACCCCCGACGAGGCCCGCCGCCTCCTGTCGCACCTTCGCCGGGCAGGGCGCCTGCGCGCCTCGGGCGGCGGCGGTTCCGCCGCCAACGCCACGTGGATCCTCTCCCGGATGGGCTGGCGGACCGCCTTCCTCGGCGGGGTGGGGTCGGATGCGGAGGGGGCGGCCGTCCTCGAGTCCATGTCCGGCGTGGACTGCACGGGGGTCCGCCGCCGCGGCCGGAGTCCCCTCTGCATCGTGGTCCTCGATGCCGGGCGCCGCGACCGGGCCCTTTACCTCGTCCCCGGCGACGACTGGCCGGTGCCGGATCTCTCCCCGGAAACGCCCCCGGCGCGGCTTCTCCACCTGAGTTCCCTGGTCCCGGAGGCGGGCCGGCGTTTCCAGGAACGGCTCCTCCGGGACCGGCCGCCCGCCGGATGGGTCTCATTCGACCCGGGGGAGGTCTATGCCCGGCTGGGGGCGGCGGTCATGGAGCCCTGGCTTCGGCGGACCCACCTCCTCTTCGTCACGGAGCAGGAGGCGGCGATGCTCGCCGGCGGCGGGGGACGGGCGGCCGCCTCGACCCTGCTCGGGATGCTGGCCCCGGCCGAGGCCCCGCCGGGGTTCCCCCTGCCGGCGGTGGTGCTCAAGCGGGGGCGGGCGGGGGCCGCCTTCGTCTCGAGGGAGGCGGCCCTCGAGGTGCCGGCGGTGCCGGTGCGGGAGGTGGTGGACAACACGGGGGCCGGGGACGCCTTCGCCGCGGGGGTTCTGCACGGCCTCCTGTCCGGGTGGAGCGCGGCGGCGGCGCTGGAGGAGGGGGCGCGGCTCGCCGCCCGTTCCCTGGCGGGCTACGGGCGTTCCTGGCTGGGAGCGGCCGGGGCGTAG
- the purN gene encoding phosphoribosylglycinamide formyltransferase: MWQAGWWTTGRDRAALDLFRAVRSAMADGTIPGAFGYLFCSREAGESAPSDAVIREAEAAGVPVVTCSAARFRPELRAADREAWRTAYHREVLARLSGFTADLVVLAGYMWVVSAEVCRSLPVINLHPAAPGGPAGTWQEVIWQLLEAGAAETGVMMHLVTPELDQGPPVTFCRFPITGGAWDALWTAYRDKRRSADLSEIQASQGEAEPLFAAVRREGVRRELPLIVQTLRAFAAGEVALAGGRLVDAAGRPLDGPRDLTGPIEEMLAGGAG; this comes from the coding sequence ATGTGGCAGGCGGGATGGTGGACCACGGGGCGCGACCGGGCGGCGCTGGACCTCTTCCGGGCGGTGCGCTCGGCCATGGCGGACGGTACGATCCCGGGGGCCTTCGGCTACCTCTTCTGCTCCCGCGAGGCGGGGGAGTCGGCCCCGAGCGACGCCGTGATCCGGGAGGCGGAGGCCGCCGGGGTCCCGGTGGTGACCTGCTCCGCGGCCCGCTTCCGACCGGAGCTCCGGGCCGCGGATCGGGAGGCCTGGCGCACGGCCTATCACCGGGAGGTTCTCGCGCGCCTTTCCGGCTTCACGGCGGACCTGGTGGTCCTGGCCGGGTACATGTGGGTGGTGAGCGCCGAGGTCTGCCGGTCCCTGCCCGTGATCAACCTCCATCCCGCCGCCCCCGGGGGGCCGGCCGGGACGTGGCAGGAGGTGATCTGGCAGTTGCTCGAGGCCGGCGCCGCGGAGACGGGGGTGATGATGCATCTCGTCACCCCGGAACTGGACCAGGGGCCGCCCGTGACCTTTTGCCGTTTCCCCATCACCGGCGGGGCCTGGGATGCCCTCTGGACGGCCTACCGGGACAAGCGCCGCAGCGCGGACCTTTCGGAGATCCAGGCCTCGCAGGGGGAGGCCGAGCCCCTCTTCGCGGCCGTCCGGCGGGAGGGCGTCCGGAGGGAACTCCCCCTCATCGTCCAGACGCTCCGGGCCTTCGCCGCCGGGGAGGTGGCCCTGGCCGGGGGACGCCTGGTGGACGCCGCCGGCCGGCCCCTGGACGGCCCCCGCGACCTCACCGGGCCCATCGAGGAGATGCTGGCGGGCGGGGCGGGATGA
- a CDS encoding ATP-binding protein yields the protein MNRLRKELNRLVGTAVHRYRLLEPGDRIAVAVSGGSDSLLALWFLRRWREKAPIRFSLLPVHLDMGFAGADTGALRAHLAAEGGFHMEETDYGPRAHGPENREKSPCFLCARLRRKRLFELAHRLGCNKLALGHNQDDILHTFFLNMLFGGELSTLVPRVDMFGGRLALIRPLALADKARIDRLARELGLPVVPNPCPSAGKTRREEVRRLLDGLFRRDPRIRGNLFHALSNVRPDYLL from the coding sequence ATGAACCGCCTCCGGAAGGAACTCAACCGCCTCGTGGGCACCGCCGTCCATCGCTACCGACTCCTCGAGCCGGGCGACCGGATCGCGGTGGCGGTCTCCGGCGGCTCCGACAGCCTGCTCGCCCTGTGGTTTCTCCGCCGCTGGCGGGAGAAGGCCCCCATCCGCTTCTCCCTCCTCCCCGTCCACCTGGACATGGGCTTCGCGGGGGCGGACACCGGGGCCCTCCGCGCCCACCTCGCGGCCGAAGGCGGCTTCCACATGGAGGAGACCGACTACGGGCCCAGGGCCCACGGCCCCGAAAACCGTGAAAAGAGCCCGTGCTTCCTCTGCGCCCGGCTCCGCCGCAAACGCCTCTTCGAGCTGGCCCACCGCCTCGGCTGCAACAAGCTCGCCCTGGGGCACAACCAGGACGACATCCTGCACACCTTCTTCTTGAACATGCTCTTCGGCGGAGAGCTGAGCACCCTGGTGCCGAGGGTGGACATGTTCGGCGGCCGCCTGGCCCTCATCCGGCCCCTGGCGCTGGCGGACAAGGCACGAATCGATCGCCTGGCCCGAGAACTCGGGCTGCCCGTGGTCCCGAACCCCTGCCCGTCGGCGGGCAAGACCCGGCGCGAGGAGGTCCGGCGCCTCCTGGACGGCCTCTTTCGGCGCGACCCCCGCATCCGGGGAAACCTCTTCCACGCCCTCTCCAACGTGCGCCCGGACTACCTCCTCTGA